The following are encoded in a window of Ricinus communis isolate WT05 ecotype wild-type chromosome 4, ASM1957865v1, whole genome shotgun sequence genomic DNA:
- the LOC8270020 gene encoding pentatricopeptide repeat-containing protein At3g60050, whose protein sequence is MNTIALSGTRMVHKFSYILVFSRKLCDCSFDGDKSDNGFRYIEEPLKRLWKNSDFGSCGSENRDNGNYSQRKWFFENVRIDAARVLDILRQDGPGFDAKAALSELDLRVSGLLVREVLAGILRNIGIDNKTRCAKLGYKFFIWSSQQENYRHTANNYHLIMKIFADCEEFKAMWRLLDEMVENGFPTTARTFNILICTCGGAGLARKVVERFIKSKTFNYRPFKHSYNAILLSLLAIREYKLIEWVHQQMLVEGYCPDTLTYNILMCAKYRLGKLHHFHRLLDEMGRSGFSPDFHTYNVLLHVLGKGNKPIAALKLLNHMKEIGFDPSILHFTTLIDGLSRAGNLDACNYFFDEMIKNGFVPDVVCYTVMITGYIVAGELEKAREIFDEMIARGQLPNVFTYNSMIRGLCMAGKFEEARCMLKEMGSRGCKPNFLVYNTLVNNLRNAGKLSEAREVIKEMAENGQYVHRLKVQGM, encoded by the coding sequence ATGAACACTATTGCTCTATCTGGTACAAGGATGGTTCATAAATTTTCGTATATATTGGTTTTTTCGAGAAAATTATGTGATTGTAGTTTTGATGGTGATAAAAGTGATAATGGGTTTCGATATATTGAGGAACCCTTGAAGAGATTATGGAAGAACTCAGATTTCGGTTCGTGTGGTTCTGAAAACCGTGATAACGGGAATTACTCTCAGAGGAAATGGTTTTTTGAGAATGTAAGGATTGATGCCGCAAGAGTTCTTGATATTCTACGACAAGATGGCCCTGGATTCGATGCAAAAGCTGCTCTAAGTGAGTTGGATTTGAGGGTTTCTGGGCTTCTTGTGAGGGAAGTCCTTGCAGggattttgagaaatatagGTATTGACAATAAAACACGGTGTGCGAAATTAggctataaattttttatatggtCTAGTCAGCAGGAAAACTACAGGCACACAGCTAACAATTATCATTTGATAATGAAGATATTTGCAGATTGTGAGGAGTTTAAGGCAATGTGGAGATTACTAGATGAAATGGTTGAGAATGGATTCCCAACTACAGCACGGACGTTTAACATATTGATATGTACTTGTGGCGGGGCTGGTTTGGCTAGGAAAGTTGTAGAGAGGTTCATTAAATCGAAGACATTCAATTATAGGCCGTTTAAGCATTCTTACAATGCAATCCTGCTTTCACTTCTTGCAATTCGTGAATACAAGTTGATTGAGTGGGTACATCAGCAGATGCTGGTTGAAGGTTATTGTCCAGATACTTTAACTTATAATATCCTTATGTGTGCAAAATATAGATTGGGGAAGCTGCATCATTTTCATAGATTGCTTGATGAAATGGGTAGGAGTGGATTCTCCCCAGATTTTCACACCTATAACGTCCTTCTCCATGTTCTTGGTAAAGGGAATAAGCCAATTGCCGCACTTAAGCTTTTAAATCATATGAAGGAAATCGGTTTTGATCCTAGCATTCTTCACTTTACTACATTGATAGATGGACTGAGTCGAGCTGGGAATTTAGATGCctgcaattatttttttgatgaaATGATTAAAAATGGATTCGTGCCTGATGTTGTTTGTTACACTGTAATGATCACGGGATACATAGTGGCAGGGGAACTTGAAAAGGCTCGAGAAATATTTGATGAGATGATAGCCAGGGGCCAGTTACCAAATGTATTCACCTATAATTCTATGATTCGAGGGTTGTGTATGGCAGGTAAATTTGAGGAGGCGCGCTGCATGCTTAAGGAAATGGGATCTAGGGGATGTAAACCCAACTTTCTTGTGTATAATACGCTAGTGAACAATTTGCGGAATGCTGGAAAGCTTTCTGAAGCTCGTGAAGTAATAAAAGAGATGGCAGAGAATGGGCAATATGTCCATCGTCTCAAAGTTCAAGGGATGTAG